The following coding sequences are from one Streptomyces sp. NBC_01485 window:
- a CDS encoding dihydrofolate reductase family protein yields the protein MRKIVLMMSVSLDGYIEGPDHDISWHRVDDEVHRNANDAVRQLGGILSGRVTHDLMAGFWPTADAEPEASAPVADFAQIWRNIPKYVYSRTLQHADWNTTIVRDVVPEEVNALKEQAGGDLGLGGADLAASFLRHGLVDAIRLYVHPVLIGRGTPLFPGTAAALTPLHLTESKIFGNGVALLRYDVLHE from the coding sequence ATGCGGAAGATCGTGCTGATGATGTCGGTGTCCCTGGACGGATACATCGAGGGCCCGGACCATGACATCTCCTGGCACCGGGTCGACGACGAAGTGCACCGCAACGCCAACGACGCCGTCAGGCAGCTCGGCGGCATCCTCAGCGGACGCGTCACCCACGACCTCATGGCCGGGTTCTGGCCCACGGCGGACGCCGAGCCCGAAGCCTCCGCGCCGGTCGCCGACTTCGCCCAGATCTGGCGGAACATCCCGAAGTACGTCTACTCCCGCACCCTCCAGCACGCCGACTGGAACACGACGATCGTGCGGGACGTCGTCCCCGAGGAGGTCAACGCCCTCAAGGAGCAGGCGGGCGGCGACCTGGGGCTCGGCGGCGCCGACCTCGCCGCCTCCTTCCTCCGCCACGGCCTCGTCGACGCGATCCGCCTCTACGTCCACCCCGTCCTCATCGGCCGCGGCACACCCCTGTTCCCGGGCACCGCCGCCGCCCTGACCCCTCTGCACCTCACCGAGTCCAAAATCTTCGGGAACGGAGTGGCCCTCCTGAGGTATGACGTACTCCATGAATGA
- a CDS encoding methyltransferase domain-containing protein yields the protein MNDRTFEDLLAEGAAVPTEGWDFSWFEGRATEARPSWGYAAKLADRLAAATSAALDVQTGGGEVLDFALGRAAPAAPVLTVATEGWPANVAKATALLRPRGIAVVVSPEDAPLPFADATFDLVASRHPVRPLWGEIARVLRPDGTYFAQHVGPRSVFELVEYFLGPQPAAASSARHPDRERADAEAAGLEIVDLRAERLRVEFHDIAAVVHFLRKVVWMVPGFTVKASLPRLRALHERIEADGPFVAHSTRHLIEARKPTG from the coding sequence ATGAATGACAGGACCTTCGAAGACCTCCTCGCCGAAGGGGCAGCCGTCCCCACCGAAGGGTGGGACTTCTCCTGGTTCGAAGGGCGCGCCACCGAGGCGCGGCCCTCCTGGGGATACGCGGCGAAGCTGGCCGACCGGCTGGCGGCGGCCACGAGCGCTGCGCTCGACGTGCAGACCGGAGGAGGCGAGGTTCTGGATTTCGCCCTCGGCCGGGCCGCCCCCGCCGCGCCCGTCCTCACCGTCGCCACCGAGGGCTGGCCGGCGAACGTCGCCAAGGCCACCGCTCTGCTCCGCCCGCGCGGCATCGCGGTCGTCGTGTCCCCGGAGGACGCCCCGCTGCCCTTCGCGGACGCCACTTTCGACCTGGTCGCCAGCAGGCACCCGGTCCGCCCCCTCTGGGGCGAGATCGCCCGCGTGCTCCGCCCCGACGGGACGTACTTCGCCCAGCACGTCGGCCCGCGCAGCGTCTTCGAGCTCGTCGAGTACTTCCTCGGGCCGCAGCCTGCGGCGGCGAGCAGCGCCCGACACCCCGACCGGGAGCGCGCCGACGCCGAGGCGGCGGGGCTGGAGATCGTCGACCTGCGGGCGGAACGGCTGCGGGTCGAGTTCCATGACATCGCGGCCGTCGTCCACTTCCTGCGCAAGGTGGTGTGGATGGTGCCGGGCTTCACGGTGAAGGCGTCCCTGCCCCGGCTCCGCGCCCTGCACGAGCGGATCGAGGCCGACGGCCCCTTCGTCGCGCACAGCACCCGGCACCTCATCGAGGCCCGCAAGCCGACCGGCTGA
- a CDS encoding isoprenyl transferase: MNLRDKLRGLLVRLYARRVEGHLDHAQVPKHIGVIMDGNRRWAKAAGSTTEHGHRAGAEKIEEFLGWCTETDVEVVTLWLLSTDNLDRPQDELVPLLGIIEDVVRTLAADGRWRVHHVGTPDILPSHVQTALKQAEESTAHVDGILVNVAIGYGGRQEIADAVRSMIVDAADKGTSMEDLADSVSVDLISRHLYTGAQPDPDLVIRTSGEQRLSGFMLWQTAHAEYYFCEVFWPAFRKVDFLRALRDYAARHRRYGG, translated from the coding sequence GTGAACCTGCGCGACAAGCTGCGCGGCCTTCTGGTCAGGCTGTACGCACGCCGGGTGGAAGGTCACCTGGACCACGCTCAGGTGCCCAAGCACATCGGCGTCATCATGGACGGCAACCGGCGCTGGGCGAAGGCCGCGGGTTCCACCACCGAGCACGGACACCGGGCCGGCGCCGAGAAGATCGAGGAGTTCCTCGGCTGGTGCACCGAGACGGACGTCGAGGTCGTCACCCTCTGGCTGCTGTCGACGGACAACCTCGACCGCCCCCAGGACGAACTCGTCCCGCTCCTCGGCATCATCGAGGACGTCGTGCGCACCCTCGCCGCCGACGGCCGCTGGCGCGTCCACCACGTCGGCACCCCCGACATCCTCCCCTCCCATGTGCAGACCGCGCTGAAGCAGGCCGAGGAGTCCACGGCGCACGTCGACGGGATACTGGTCAACGTCGCCATCGGCTACGGCGGCCGCCAGGAGATCGCCGACGCGGTCCGCTCGATGATCGTGGACGCGGCGGACAAGGGCACCTCGATGGAGGACCTCGCAGACTCCGTCAGCGTCGACCTGATCAGCCGCCACCTGTACACCGGCGCCCAGCCCGACCCCGACCTGGTGATCCGTACCAGCGGTGAGCAGCGGTTGTCCGGGTTCATGCTGTGGCAGACGGCCCACGCGGAGTACTACTTCTGCGAGGTCTTCTGGCCAGCCTTCCGCAAGGTCGACTTCCTGCGCGCCCTGCGCGACTACGCGGCCCGCCACCGCCGTTACGGCGGCTGA
- a CDS encoding PhoH family protein — protein sequence MVTSTKRRMPDRRTYVLDTSVLLADPNAMTRFEEHEVVLPIVVVTELEAKRHHPELGYFARQALRLLDDYRVKFGRLDAPIPIGELGGTIRVELNHSDPSVLPSGYRLGDNDSRILAVARNLQAEGFDVTVVSKDLPLRIKASSVGLLAEEYRAELAITGSSGWTGMSELTLSGEQVDVLFEAGHLYVPEVADLPVHTGLTIQSERGKALGRVTADGNVRLVRGDREAFGIKGRSAEQRIALDLLLDPDVGILSMGGRAGTGKSALALCAGLEAVLERRQHQKVMVFRPLYAVGGQELGYLPGSEADKMGPWAQAVFDTLSSVTSRDVIEEVTARGMLEVLPLTHIRGRSLHDAFVIVDEAQSLERNVLLTVLSRIGANSRVVLTHDVAQRDNLRVGRYDGVVAVVEKLKGHPLFAHVTLNRSERSQIAALVTEMLEDGQI from the coding sequence GTGGTGACCAGCACAAAGCGCCGTATGCCAGACCGGCGCACCTATGTTCTCGACACCAGCGTCCTGCTGGCCGACCCGAACGCCATGACCCGCTTCGAGGAGCACGAAGTCGTGCTCCCCATCGTCGTGGTCACGGAACTGGAGGCCAAGCGGCACCATCCCGAACTCGGCTACTTCGCCCGGCAGGCGCTGCGTCTGCTGGACGACTACCGGGTGAAGTTCGGTCGCCTCGACGCCCCGATCCCGATCGGGGAACTCGGCGGCACCATCCGTGTCGAGCTCAACCACTCGGACCCCAGCGTGCTGCCTTCCGGCTACCGCCTGGGGGACAACGACTCCCGCATCCTCGCGGTCGCCCGCAATCTGCAGGCCGAGGGATTCGACGTCACCGTCGTGTCGAAGGACCTCCCGCTCAGGATCAAGGCCTCGTCCGTCGGACTCCTCGCCGAGGAGTACCGCGCCGAGCTCGCCATCACAGGCTCCTCCGGCTGGACCGGAATGTCCGAACTGACCCTGTCCGGTGAGCAGGTCGACGTCCTCTTCGAGGCGGGGCACCTCTATGTGCCCGAGGTCGCCGACCTTCCCGTGCACACGGGTCTGACCATCCAGTCGGAGCGCGGCAAGGCCCTCGGCCGGGTCACCGCCGACGGCAACGTCCGGCTGGTGCGCGGCGACCGGGAGGCCTTCGGCATCAAGGGCCGCAGCGCGGAGCAGCGCATCGCGCTGGATCTGCTGCTCGACCCGGACGTCGGGATCCTGTCGATGGGCGGCCGGGCCGGCACCGGCAAGTCCGCGCTCGCGCTCTGCGCGGGCCTGGAAGCGGTCCTGGAGCGCCGTCAGCACCAGAAGGTGATGGTCTTCCGGCCGCTGTACGCGGTGGGCGGGCAGGAGCTGGGCTACCTGCCCGGTTCCGAGGCCGACAAGATGGGCCCCTGGGCGCAGGCGGTCTTCGACACGCTGTCCTCGGTCACCAGCCGCGACGTCATCGAGGAGGTCACCGCGCGCGGCATGCTGGAGGTGCTGCCCCTGACCCACATCCGGGGCCGTTCCCTCCACGACGCCTTCGTGATCGTCGACGAGGCGCAGTCGCTCGAACGCAATGTGCTGCTCACCGTGTTGTCCCGGATCGGGGCGAACTCGCGGGTGGTGCTGACCCACGACGTGGCGCAGAGGGACAATCTGCGGGTCGGGCGTTACGACGGTGTGGTCGCCGTCGTCGAGAAACTGAAGGGGCACCCGCTCTTCGCGCACGTGACGCTGAACCGGTCCGAGAGGTCCCAGATCGCGGCACTTGTGACCGAAATGCTGGAGGACGGGCAGATCTGA
- a CDS encoding transglycosylase SLT domain-containing protein, translating to MSRVSVRGFAVASATAVTAVGSVVGVASGSVAQPNDAEATASDTTLLADIPVGQQAQVQTASLAQQASYQAIAADEGAKKDAEEAARKAAAETAVAKKEAAEKAAKERAEAKAKASRSAGDFPIQSSYSIDQIQAMAAQMVPSGQFQCFSNIVDHESSWNYHAVNASSGAYGLFQALPAGKYESAGSDWQSNPATQIKWGLNYMDSRYGSPCEAWSFWQANHWY from the coding sequence GTGAGCCGGGTCTCGGTCCGGGGATTCGCAGTGGCCTCGGCCACGGCGGTCACCGCTGTCGGAAGCGTCGTCGGTGTTGCCTCGGGCAGCGTCGCGCAGCCCAACGACGCAGAAGCGACGGCGAGCGACACGACGCTCCTCGCCGACATACCGGTGGGCCAGCAGGCCCAGGTACAGACGGCGTCCCTCGCGCAGCAGGCCAGCTACCAGGCCATCGCCGCGGACGAGGGCGCGAAGAAGGACGCCGAGGAAGCGGCCCGCAAGGCCGCCGCCGAGACGGCCGTCGCGAAGAAGGAGGCCGCCGAGAAGGCGGCCAAGGAGCGCGCCGAGGCGAAGGCCAAGGCCAGCCGCAGCGCGGGCGACTTCCCGATCCAGAGCTCCTACTCCATCGACCAGATCCAGGCGATGGCGGCACAGATGGTGCCCAGCGGCCAGTTCCAGTGCTTCAGCAACATCGTGGACCACGAGTCCAGCTGGAACTACCACGCGGTCAACGCCTCCTCCGGTGCCTACGGCCTCTTCCAGGCGCTGCCCGCCGGCAAGTACGAGTCCGCCGGCTCCGACTGGCAGAGCAACCCGGCCACCCAGATCAAGTGGGGCCTGAACTACATGGACAGCCGGTACGGCAGCCCCTGCGAGGCGTGGTCGTTCTGGCAGGCCAACCACTGGTACTGA
- a CDS encoding transglycosylase SLT domain-containing protein: protein MSRISTRGFAVASATAVTAVGAVMGVAQGSVAQPNDAEATADDSILLADLPAGQQADVQTSAMTQQASVQAIAADTTARKSAEETARKQAAKDAVAKQQAAQDAADQAKADKEAKEAKDRAEAETKAATGSSVDAGTFTQQSSYTVGEVQAIARQIVPAGQFQCFSNIVDHESTWNYQAVNASSGAYGLVQAYPGSKMSSAGADWRTNPATQIKWGLNYMNDRYDSPCGAWDYWQANGSY from the coding sequence GTGAGCCGGATATCGACCCGGGGCTTCGCCGTGGCCTCCGCCACCGCCGTCACCGCCGTGGGCGCCGTCATGGGCGTCGCCCAGGGCAGCGTCGCGCAGCCCAACGACGCCGAGGCGACGGCGGACGACTCGATCCTCCTCGCGGACTTACCCGCGGGCCAGCAGGCCGACGTGCAGACGTCCGCGATGACGCAGCAGGCCTCCGTCCAGGCCATCGCCGCCGACACCACCGCCAGGAAGTCGGCGGAGGAGACGGCCCGCAAGCAGGCGGCCAAGGACGCGGTGGCCAAGCAGCAGGCCGCCCAGGACGCCGCGGACCAGGCGAAGGCCGACAAGGAAGCCAAGGAAGCCAAGGACCGCGCCGAGGCGGAGACCAAGGCCGCCACCGGCTCGAGCGTCGACGCCGGCACCTTCACGCAGCAGTCGTCGTACACCGTCGGCGAGGTCCAGGCCATCGCCCGGCAGATCGTGCCCGCCGGCCAGTTCCAGTGCTTCAGCAACATCGTGGACCACGAGTCCACCTGGAACTACCAGGCCGTCAACGCCTCTTCCGGCGCCTACGGCCTCGTCCAGGCCTACCCCGGCTCGAAGATGTCGTCCGCCGGCGCCGACTGGCGCACCAACCCGGCGACGCAGATCAAGTGGGGCCTGAACTACATGAACGACCGCTACGACAGCCCCTGCGGTGCCTGGGACTACTGGCAGGCCAACGGCTCCTACTGA
- a CDS encoding AI-2E family transporter, whose product MSRVPGWLGRIGAGLSEMGERLDERRAEVEREGEVPEREPSPPVDDASGGSGASGAVPSGADEPPRPGPRPDPVHAVPWGVRVAAEAGWRLLVLAGTLWVLIRVISAVQLVVMAFVVALLLTALLEPTVARLKRLGVPGGAATAMTAILGFVVIGLMGWFVTWQVMANIDDLSDQVQNGIDDLRRWLLNSPFHVTDKQINGIAKNLREAIGDNTDSITSAGLEGVTVVVEALTGILLAFFSTLFLLYDGKRIWEWTLKLVPAEARPGVAGAGPRAWATLTAYVRGTVIVALIDAIFIGLGIYFLDVPMAVPLAVFIFLFSFIPLVGAVASGALAVVVALVTQGVFTAVMTLAVVLAVQQIEGHILQPFILGRAVRVHPLAVVLSVAAGGMVAGIGGAIVAVPLVAVTNTVVGYLHAYSREQALLRNAPRPRGATASRVAPAATPAAAPTSGGGGGEPEPPADDGQVTTRG is encoded by the coding sequence ATGTCGCGAGTGCCAGGGTGGCTCGGCCGCATCGGCGCCGGTCTGAGCGAGATGGGTGAGCGGCTCGACGAACGGCGCGCGGAGGTCGAGCGGGAGGGCGAGGTCCCCGAGCGAGAGCCGTCGCCGCCCGTCGACGACGCCTCCGGAGGCTCCGGTGCCTCCGGCGCGGTGCCGTCCGGGGCCGACGAACCCCCGCGGCCCGGCCCGCGTCCCGATCCCGTGCACGCCGTGCCGTGGGGGGTGCGGGTCGCCGCAGAGGCCGGCTGGCGGCTGCTGGTGCTCGCCGGGACCCTCTGGGTCCTGATCAGGGTCATCAGCGCGGTCCAACTGGTCGTCATGGCCTTCGTGGTCGCCCTGCTCCTCACCGCGCTCCTCGAACCCACGGTGGCCCGGCTGAAGCGGCTCGGGGTGCCCGGCGGGGCCGCCACCGCGATGACGGCGATCCTCGGGTTCGTCGTCATCGGCCTGATGGGCTGGTTCGTGACCTGGCAGGTCATGGCGAACATCGACGATCTTTCCGACCAGGTCCAGAACGGCATCGACGACCTGCGCCGCTGGCTGCTCAACAGCCCCTTCCACGTCACCGACAAGCAGATCAACGGCATCGCCAAGAACCTGCGCGAAGCGATCGGCGACAACACCGACTCGATCACCTCGGCGGGCCTGGAGGGCGTCACGGTCGTCGTCGAGGCCCTCACCGGCATCCTCCTGGCGTTCTTCTCGACCCTCTTCCTGCTCTACGACGGCAAGCGCATCTGGGAGTGGACGCTCAAGCTGGTCCCGGCCGAGGCCCGGCCGGGCGTGGCGGGCGCGGGTCCGCGGGCCTGGGCGACGCTCACGGCGTACGTGCGCGGCACGGTGATAGTCGCGCTGATCGACGCGATCTTCATCGGCCTCGGCATCTACTTCCTCGACGTGCCGATGGCCGTCCCGCTCGCCGTCTTCATCTTCCTGTTCTCCTTCATCCCGCTGGTCGGCGCGGTCGCCTCCGGCGCGCTGGCGGTCGTGGTCGCGCTGGTCACGCAGGGCGTGTTCACCGCGGTGATGACCCTGGCGGTGGTGCTGGCCGTCCAGCAGATCGAGGGCCACATCCTCCAGCCGTTCATCCTCGGCCGCGCGGTACGCGTCCACCCGCTGGCGGTGGTCCTCTCGGTCGCGGCGGGCGGCATGGTGGCCGGCATCGGCGGCGCGATCGTGGCCGTCCCCCTGGTGGCCGTGACGAATACGGTGGTGGGCTACCTGCACGCCTACTCCCGCGAGCAGGCCCTGCTGCGGAACGCCCCCCGGCCCCGGGGAGCAACGGCGTCCCGCGTCGCACCGGCGGCCACCCCGGCCGCCGCCCCGACGAGCGGGGGCGGTGGCGGGGAGCCGGAACCGCCGGCCGACGACGGTCAGGTCACGACGCGCGGGTGA